ACATCCTTTAGCAGATGCGACGGTAAAATATGGAAAAGAACAAAATATAGAAATTATTAATGCTGAAAATTTCAGTGCAGTTACAGGTAAAGGTGTAGAAGGAAAGGTCAACGGAAAAAAAGTCGATTTAGGTAATGCCAAAATGATGGAATATGCCCAAGCTGAAATTACTTCTGAAATGGAAACTGAAGCCCAGAATTTTCAAAAGCAGGGGAAAACAGTTTCGTACTTATCTGTAGAGGGGAAAGTTGCGGGATATGTAGTGATTGGTGACAAAATAAAACCGACCAGTGCAAAAGCAATTAAAGAATTAATGGAAAAAGGCATTGATGTAATCATGCTTACTGGTGATAATCATGATACGGCACAAGCGGTCGCAAAAGAACTCAATCTTGTCCATTTTAAAGCTGGAATGCTACCTGAAAATAAACTGCAGGAAGTAGAGAAACTTCAGAAAAACGGAAAGATCGTAGCAATGGCTGGAGACGGAATTAATGATGCACCTGCCTTGGCAAAAAGTGATGTTGGAATCGCGATGGGAACCGGAACTGATGTTGCCATTGAAAGTGCAATGATCACTTTGGTGCAAGGCGATTTGCACGGAATTGTAAAAGCAAGAAATTTAAGCGACGCTGTGATGAAGAATATCAAACAAAACTTATTTTTTGCTTTAGGTTATAATATACTAGGAATTCCAATTGCAGCGGGAGTTTTGTTTCCAGTTTTCGGAATCCTTTTATCTCCGATGATTGCAGCGCTGGCAATGAGTTTCAGTTCCGTATCAGTGATCGGTAATTCACTACGTTTAAAAAACATTAAAATTTAAAAATAAAATTATGGAAAATTCAATGGATCACTCAAAAAGTAATGTGTACACCAAATTTGTTTTAATGCTTGCGGCTTCATTTGTAGCGATGTACATTACCATGTATCTCAATACCTACGAACTGGATCATGTTTATTTCAGCATGACCAGATTTTATATGGTATGTCTTGGAATCTCTGCGATGGCTTTGATCATGTTCTTTTTTATGCGCAAAATGTATCAAAATAAGCAGAAAAACCTTGGAATAATAGTGGGAAGTGTCGGTTTATTTTTTGCTGCACTCGGTTTGGTTCGCGAGCAGAGTCCTGTCGTAGGTGATGTTCTTTGGATGAAAGGAATGATTCCTCATCATTCAATCGCCATACTAACAAGTGAACGTGCAGATATCAAGGATCCTGAAGTTAAAAAACTAGCAGACGATATCATTAAAGCGCAAAGAAAAGAAATAGAAGAAATGAAAACAATGATAAAAAGATTAGAGAATGAAAAATAAAATACCCAACTTTTTAAAATTATGCACGCTTCTTTTGCTAGTCGTGTCGGTTCAGGGATTTTCTCAGGACCATACCATGCATGTGGAGAAAAAAGCGGATTTAAAAAACGAGGCTACCGGAAAAATTTCTTTTGGTGGAAAAACAGTTCGTTATGATCTGTACGTAAAAGACACGCTCGTAAATTTCACCGGAAAACCAGCCAGAGCAATTGCCATCAATGGCAAATTAATGGCGCCAACTTTATATTTTACAGAAGGTGATACGGCCGAGATTTACCTTCACAATCAATTGAAAGAAAATACAGGTCTTCACTGGCATGGTGTTATTCTGCCCAATGAAATGGATGGTGTTCCTTATTTAACTACGAAAGAAGTGAAACCTGGTGAAACGCATTTGTATAAATTCCGTATTTCTCAAAATGGTACTTATTGGTATCATTCACATGAGGGAACTCAGGAACAGATCGGGATGAATGGAATTTTGGTTTTTAATAAAAGAGATACTCAGCCAAGTAAAAAGTTTGCGGCAGACATTCCGGTGATTTTGGGAGAGTGGACCGATGAAAACCCAAAACAAATTATGCGAAGATTGCACATGGATCGTGGAGATTATTGGGCCATCAAAAAAGGTACTGTTCAGAGTTATTCTGAAGCGATAGGAAAAGGACATTTCGGAACCAAATTGCTTAATGAGTGGAAAAGAATGGAAGCCATGGACGTGAGTGACGTTTATTACGATAATTTCCTAATTAATGGTCAAATTTCTTCTAATTACAAAAACTTAAAAGCCGGAGATAAAGTGAGGCTTCGAGTAGCGAATGGTGCATCTTCCTCTTATTTTTGGCTGAATTATGGCGGTGGAAAAATCACCGTTATTGGAACTGATGGCAATGAAGTAGAGCCCGTAGAAGTAGATCGTTTAATTGTTGGCGTTTCCGAATCTTATGATATAGAAGTTACTGTTCCGGAAAATAAAAGTTTTGAGTTTCGTGCAACTTCGGAAGACCGGCAAGGGTTTGCCTCACTTTATTTGGGAGACGGGACAAAAGTGGAAGCACCAAACTTACCGAAACTGAATCTGTTTGAAGGTATGAAAATGATGAACGGCATGATGAAAATGAACGGCGACATGAAGCCAATGAGCATGACGATGGGTAATCAGGTGATGGATATGAATGAAGTAATGTATCCGGAATTGTCAGAAAGCCAGCGTATGAAAACCATGCAGCACATGATGGAAATGATGGGAACGAAATCTGACATGAAAATGAATGATGGAAAAATGAACATGGATCACAGCAAGATGGATATGAAAATGAAGGATGGAAAAAAGGAAATGGATCACAGCAAAATGGACATGAAATCTGACATGAAAATGGATGATGATAAAATGAACATGGATCACAGCAACCATGACATGGGATCTTCAGATGAAAATACCATCAAGCGTCTTAACTATAATATGTTAAAATCTCCGTTCAAAACTATTTTGCCCAATGATAATGTAAAGGATTTAAAGTTTACTTTGGAAGGTAACATGCGTAATTATCTCTGGACATTAGATAATAAAACGGTGGCTGAAAGTGATAAAATTTTAATTAAAAAGGGGGAAGTCGTGAGAATTACGATGTACAATAATTCCATGATGCGTCATCCGATGCACCTTCACGGTCATGATTTCCGTGTAGTTAATGCTAAAGGGGAATATGCTCCTTTAAAAAATGTAATTGATATTGCACCGATGGAAACTGTGACGATAGAATTTGCTGCAAATCAAGATGGAGACTGGTTTTTCCACTGTCATATTTTATATCACATGATGAGTGGAATGGGAAGAGTTTTCAGTTATGAAAATTCAGCTCCAAACCCACAATTACCGGATAAAGAAGCTTCATACAAGCAGTTTCTAAGCAAGAATCGAATGATCAATACTACAGCAATGCTGGATGTAGCGTCTAATAAATTTCATTTTGAAAACATGACGATGCTAGGAGCAAGATGGTTGAATGTGAATGAATTACATAGTAATTACGATTTTACACATTACGAAGGGAGTGTAAAAGTTGGTAGGTTTTTAGGAAAATACCAATGGGCAATGCCTTACGTAGGATTCAGAAGTAATAAAACACACGATATGGCAAAAAGCTGGTTTGGGCAAAATGTAATGCCGCAAAATCAAAATGTCGCCATAGCCGGAGTTAGATATCTACTTCCATTCTTAGTGATGGCCGATGCAAATATAGACCATAATGGAAAAGTACGTTTGGAATTAGGCAGGGAAGGAATTCCAATTTCACCCAGAATTCGCGGTAATTTTGCCGTTAATTCAGATAAAGAATTCGATTTTGGATTAAAATATATCGTTCAAAAATGGGTTTCCGTTTCTACCAATTACGACAGTGAATATGGATTTGGAGCTGGTTTAACCTTTATGTATTAAAGCATCAAAAATGTTTAAATATACCTCTCATGAAAATGAGAGGTTTTTTTTTGTAAAAATTTGAATAATCAACGATCAGGCATAAGCCTATTGTCAAAATAATAAAAACTAGAGTTATTAATCGGTAAGATTTTATAAAATAATTATTTAGTCAACTACAATTCCTCCTCCATACCAACGAATTTATGGTATGAAGATTTCAATTCCTGTAGTTGGTCCTGAACAATTTTGCTGCTTTCTGCACAAAGGTCACCACTACCTAATGCTTTTTCGTATGCTTTAACTGCGGCGTCTTCTCCGAAAATCACATTTTGCAAAGTCGATTCGCTTTTATCAAAAGTAAAGGAGTTTTTCACATCTATCCACGCTCGGTGTAATCCACCGGCAAATGTAGTGGTGTTTTTTAAATCTCCACCTCTTTCTTCTATGAGGGATGAAAGTTCTGTTCTCATTTTATAAGAATTCTGCACCATACAATCATACTCTTCTTTTAGATTGGAATGAGATTCAATCATTTCAACATTCACATCTTTAAATCCTTCAATTCTGTCATTTATGATTTGTAAAAGATTGTTCAGAACATCTATTGTTTTACCATTTTCCATTGTACAAATTTTATGGTTTCTGTCAATTTTAAAAGAACTAATTTACAACTTAAAATCATTTAATCTTTCTAAATAAAGTTTAATTTTACGCTCATAGAGATACTAAAAGATTAATTTTCAAATATTTATTGATATCTGTTAGCCCTTTAACAATTGAAATCTGTTTATTTATCTCTTCAATTTCGTTTTCATAAATCCTATTCATTAACTATAGGTATTACTTTTTTACTGCAATTTTTTCGCCCATTTTTATGGTCGTTTCAAGACCTTTCGATGTATTAATCAACAAGTCGTTATCGATTTTAATTTTGTCTTTCTCAAACAGCAATACCACAGTAGAGCCACCAAATTTGAAATAGCCTTTTTCTTCGCCTTTTTTCACAGTTGTGCCTGCGTAAGTTTGAATCATACTTCCAACCATGGTTGCTCCAACTTCTATCATTATAACATTGCCGAAAATGGGGCTTTTTATAACGCCATATTCGCGCTTATTCAACCAGAAAATTTCCGCTTTTTCACGAAGTGCTAAGGGACTGACAGAATAATAATCTCCTTCAATTTTAATATTTGAACTGGCGGTTACCCCACTTACCGGAAAATGATAGCGGTGGTAATCCGGCGGCGCTAGACGAAAAACGATCATCGCTCCGTTTTCATATTTTTTCGCTAACTCTGTATTTTTTAAAAAAGACTGAACATTAAATCTTATTCCTTTGATATAAAAATCTGAATTGTTGATATTAGCAAAAGCCAAAATTTTCCCGTCTGCGGGAGAAGATACGGTTAGTGAATCGGCAGCAATTGGCCTAGCCTCTGGTTTAAGTTTTCGGATGAAAAAATCATTGAAGCTTTTAAAATTTTGCTTTTGGGCAATACTGATATCCACTCCATAATCTTTTATAAAAGGTTGGATTTTATCTGCTGAGGCTGGTTTTTCCTGCATGTCACCATAAACAGAACTTACAATTTTCCGTTTTGCGATCGCCCATAAAGTCGCTTCACCGATAGGATTATGATACGACCAGTTCAACCATTCTTCGCCGTAAACCTTTTCAATTTTAACTTGTCCACTTTCTCGCTCTACATATTTGATGGGATTTTGGGGCGGAACCGGAAAGATCGCGATACCGAAGATTACTAAAAATAGGATAAGCGCAATCTGCCATTTTGTTTTATTTCTCTTCATTGTATATTGTGTTTAAAATAATCTTTCCAGATTTATTTAAAATCTATAATGCCCGTTAAAATTATACATTTGGAAAGATATCTTTTCTAATTATTCTAAATTTTTTAAAGTCATTAATAATGCATAAGCGCCTTTGATTACAATTTTGGAGTTTTGTAAATCCGCGGTAGAAATCTGGGTGTAGTCATTTTCAGTATTGCCAATTACCACTTCTTTCATCTCAAATTGCTTGTTGGCTTTTGCCACAAACACATAATTTTTATTTTCAAAACTAACTATTGCATCGGCTGGCAAAACATTAGATGGCTGACTGCTTAATTCAATTTCCGCATTCATATACATTCCCGGTAAAAGTTTTGGTGTCGCTTCCGTAAAATGACCATGGATTGTAATGCTTCGGTCTTCCGTAAAATCGTTTCCAATTAGGATTATTTTAGCCGTATATTTCTTTGTAGGATTTGCGTTGGTATAAGCAAATACGGTTTGCCCGATAGACAAATTGTGGATGTCTTTTTCAAAAACTTTCAAGGCAAGATGGATGTCGGACGGATTAATGATTTCATACAAAATATCGCTCGCATTTACGTACGAACCTGCATTTACGTTTGCTTTCGAAATATAACCGCTAATTGGCGCGTAAACGCCTATACTTTTGGTGATATTATTTGAGGAAATTCTATCAGGATTTATTCCTGCATATTTTAGTTTTGCACCGTTACTTTTCAGTTCAACGAGTAGTGAATTGTATTCTGATTTCGCTTGTTGGAAGACTTTATCGCTTGTTGCTTTGCTTTTGTTTAGTTCTCTCTGTCTTTCAAAATCTTCGCGTGCATATGTAATTTTTGTTTTCGCCATCAGATAATCTTCCTGCATTTGAATGTAATCCTGATTTTCTATGGTGCACAAAACCTGTCCTTTCTTCACAAAAGTACCTTCGAGTAATTTCGCATTTTTCACATAACCGCCCATCGGCACACTTACGGAATATAAATTTTGAGGCGGAACATCTATTTGACCATTTAACGTTAAAATTTCAGAGATGTCTTTTTGCTCTATTTTCCCTAATTCAATTCCCGCGTTTTTAATTTGCGCATCTGAAAGGGTGGCAACATTTGAATTGGAAGAAATTTCTACGGTTTCCTCTTCTGTTTTTTTATTATTGCAGGATGCAAGAAAAAGAAAGGCTGCTATGATGATTATATTTTTATACATAAGATTAAATTTTTAAGTTCTTGTAGAACCTTCGATTATGAAGATTGATTATTTATTTTTAAAATTAAATTTTGGTTTGAATATTAGAATTGTAATAATTCCTAAAATGAATGCGAAAATTCCTGCGTAGAAAAATTCAGAGGTTGGATAATTTGAACCAAAAAACCCCGCAATTGGATATGCAATTGCCCACCACAGATGTGAAAAAGCAAAATGAGACCCGTAGACTTTTCCTTGATGTTCAGAGTCGATAGTTTCTGCGATTAATGTTTCAGAAGGAATCTCTGCTAAACTCTGTCCCAAACCTGCGAATAGCCAGAGTATCAATAAAACGGGATATCCAACAAAATTTGCAAGTGAAATAGAAATAGCAAGTAAGAACACACCACTGATTAATGAAGTACTGCGCGTTTTAGATTTGTCTAGACTTCCTGATAGAAACGCTGCAACTGCAGCACCAATTCCGAAAACCGCCATCGCCCAACCGTAATATTTATCATCCAGTTGAAGACTGTTTTTAATGTGTCCAATGGTGTTCACCAAAATCATTGCACCTGCAATTGCTGAAACAAATTCGATTGCCAAAGCAAAGCGTAATATTTTATTTCCAAATAAAAGCCGAATGCCATTTGAAATATCTTTCCACGTATTTAAAGAATTTTTCGCTTTTTCTGTGACACCTTTTTGCAATTCACTGCTGGAAATAGAAAGTATTAAAATTCCCGCTACAATAAAAGTGATTGCATCCAAAAAAAATATCTGTCGCACACCAAGCCAGACGGCTAAAATACCTGCCAATCCTGGTCCCAACACACCTAACAGTTGAAAAGTCGCGGTGGAAAGTCCAATGGCTTCTCTGTAATACTTTTTTTCCACGATTTGTGGTATTATGGCGCGATAAGTTGGGGTGAAAAAGGCATTAAAAACATTTAATAGAAAAACAAGTGCGTAAATTTGCCATTCTGAACTGATGAAAGGAAGGCAACTGATGATTGCCATCCGAATAAAATGGGTGACGTATAGAATCTTCTTTCGTTCTACTTTATCCGCCAAAACTCCCGCAAACGGCGAAAATATTATAAAGGCAGTTACCCGCAACGTTAATGCAGTGGCTAAAATAACTGGTGAATTTTCTTTATCAATCTGATAAGCCAGTAGTGCTAATCCAACCCAGGAAAATGCGTCGCCCAACAAACTTATGGTTTGGGCAAAATAAAGTTTTGCAAAAGTTTTATTTTGCAGTGCTTTAAAAGGTTCGATGAAGGTTTTATATATTTTGGGATTCATCGGATTTAATATTGGGTTAATTCTTTTATATCTGAAATCGCATTATTCAATTCCCTAACCGATTCAATATATTTACTTTCTGTTTCCGTGTTTTGGTTCATTAGTAAAACCCACTCCAGATAATTTATATCACCGTCTTTTAATTTTTTATCTACCGCTCGTTTGATGATTTCTACATTTTTTAAGGCTTTTGTCTCAAAGTAATCCACCGTGGTTTTTCTTTTTTGATAGATTTGAAGAAGTTCCTGATATTTCGATTTTAACTTTAAATTTTCCAATTGCAACTTACTTTCAGCAATTTCATTTTTAATAATTAATGCTTTCTGTTTATTTTTTAGGGCTGTATTAAAAATAGGAATGCTAATACCAACTTGCCCGTAAACGCCACTGCTTTGGTCTTGCAATGGTGCGTTTGGACGGAAAGTTTGATAAAAAAAACCACCGATCAAATCTGGCAAAAGTTTTGTTTTTTCTAATGCCAGTTCTGCTTGATTGGTGTTTATTTCCTGCAATTGTAGTTGAATGCTTGGCTGGTTGGCAATTAAATTTTCATCAAGATTTTCATCAAAATTAATTTTAAAGTTATCATATATTGGAACAAAATCCTGGTCTTCATTAAGAAGATATTTTAGTTGGGTTTGAAGCACCAAATAATCACCTTGCAATTCCTGTAAGTGTAAATGAACTTCTCCGTAGAGGTTTTCTGCCGTGGTTTTTTCTATAATATTGCTTGCACCATTCGTAAATCGAAGGTGCTCAAGTCGATTATATTTTGAAAAAATGCTGTCATTTTTAAGCAATAGTTTTTCCTTTTCTTTCAGATAAACCATTTGATAAAAAACCAACGACACTTGTTTTGCCAGGTCTTTTTTCTGCAAGGCTTCATTAAATAGGCCACTTTTTGCCTGTTCCTTTAAAAGATTTTCCTGCTTCCGGTAAACAGAGGGAAATTTAATGCTTTGGGTAATCCCAACTTTTACATCATTCACATTGCTGTTAATCCGACCATAATCGACTGCAAAACCGGTATTTGGAATGTCATAAGCCGTTTTGGTCAATTGTTCTAAATAGTCAGAATTTAATTTTTGATTTTTTACATTTAGATTATTTTTCTGCGCAATATTTATCGCTTCATCAATCGTTATTTTTTGCTGTGCATTGATTCCTTGAAAGGAAAATAAAAATCCCAAAATGAGCAATGTTGTTACAGATTTACTTTTTTTAGGCTTTAATTTAAAGCCTTTTTCAAACATCACATACAATATTGGCAATACAAATAAGGTTAAAAAAGTGGCGACAAATAATCCGCCGATAACCACCGTTGCCAAAGGTCTTTGCACTTCTGCGCCGGAACCGTTGCTTAATGCCATTGGCAAAAATCCTAATGATGCAACCGAAGCCGTCATTAAAACCGGTCGCAAACGAACTCTGGTTCCTTTTAGAACTATTGCTTTTAAATCTGTTTCTCCTGCTTTTTTTATCCGGTTAAATTCGGCTATTAAAACCAAACCATTCAAAACCGCTACTCCGAAAAGCGCGATAAAACCCACGCCTGCACTGATGCTGAAAGGCATTCCACGCATCGCGAGAAAGAAAATTCCGCCGATCATTGATAATGGGATTGCGGAATAAATCAACAAGCCTTGTTTCACAGATTTAAAGGCAAAATAGAGTAGGATAAA
This DNA window, taken from Kaistella carnis, encodes the following:
- a CDS encoding DUF305 domain-containing protein; protein product: MENSMDHSKSNVYTKFVLMLAASFVAMYITMYLNTYELDHVYFSMTRFYMVCLGISAMALIMFFFMRKMYQNKQKNLGIIVGSVGLFFAALGLVREQSPVVGDVLWMKGMIPHHSIAILTSERADIKDPEVKKLADDIIKAQRKEIEEMKTMIKRLENEK
- a CDS encoding multicopper oxidase domain-containing protein, with amino-acid sequence MHVEKKADLKNEATGKISFGGKTVRYDLYVKDTLVNFTGKPARAIAINGKLMAPTLYFTEGDTAEIYLHNQLKENTGLHWHGVILPNEMDGVPYLTTKEVKPGETHLYKFRISQNGTYWYHSHEGTQEQIGMNGILVFNKRDTQPSKKFAADIPVILGEWTDENPKQIMRRLHMDRGDYWAIKKGTVQSYSEAIGKGHFGTKLLNEWKRMEAMDVSDVYYDNFLINGQISSNYKNLKAGDKVRLRVANGASSSYFWLNYGGGKITVIGTDGNEVEPVEVDRLIVGVSESYDIEVTVPENKSFEFRATSEDRQGFASLYLGDGTKVEAPNLPKLNLFEGMKMMNGMMKMNGDMKPMSMTMGNQVMDMNEVMYPELSESQRMKTMQHMMEMMGTKSDMKMNDGKMNMDHSKMDMKMKDGKKEMDHSKMDMKSDMKMDDDKMNMDHSNHDMGSSDENTIKRLNYNMLKSPFKTILPNDNVKDLKFTLEGNMRNYLWTLDNKTVAESDKILIKKGEVVRITMYNNSMMRHPMHLHGHDFRVVNAKGEYAPLKNVIDIAPMETVTIEFAANQDGDWFFHCHILYHMMSGMGRVFSYENSAPNPQLPDKEASYKQFLSKNRMINTTAMLDVASNKFHFENMTMLGARWLNVNELHSNYDFTHYEGSVKVGRFLGKYQWAMPYVGFRSNKTHDMAKSWFGQNVMPQNQNVAIAGVRYLLPFLVMADANIDHNGKVRLELGREGIPISPRIRGNFAVNSDKEFDFGLKYIVQKWVSVSTNYDSEYGFGAGLTFMY
- a CDS encoding PA2169 family four-helix-bundle protein is translated as MENGKTIDVLNNLLQIINDRIEGFKDVNVEMIESHSNLKEEYDCMVQNSYKMRTELSSLIEERGGDLKNTTTFAGGLHRAWIDVKNSFTFDKSESTLQNVIFGEDAAVKAYEKALGSGDLCAESSKIVQDQLQELKSSYHKFVGMEEEL
- a CDS encoding phosphatidylserine decarboxylase, producing MKRNKTKWQIALILFLVIFGIAIFPVPPQNPIKYVERESGQVKIEKVYGEEWLNWSYHNPIGEATLWAIAKRKIVSSVYGDMQEKPASADKIQPFIKDYGVDISIAQKQNFKSFNDFFIRKLKPEARPIAADSLTVSSPADGKILAFANINNSDFYIKGIRFNVQSFLKNTELAKKYENGAMIVFRLAPPDYHRYHFPVSGVTASSNIKIEGDYYSVSPLALREKAEIFWLNKREYGVIKSPIFGNVIMIEVGATMVGSMIQTYAGTTVKKGEEKGYFKFGGSTVVLLFEKDKIKIDNDLLINTSKGLETTIKMGEKIAVKK
- a CDS encoding efflux RND transporter periplasmic adaptor subunit: MYKNIIIIAAFLFLASCNNKKTEEETVEISSNSNVATLSDAQIKNAGIELGKIEQKDISEILTLNGQIDVPPQNLYSVSVPMGGYVKNAKLLEGTFVKKGQVLCTIENQDYIQMQEDYLMAKTKITYAREDFERQRELNKSKATSDKVFQQAKSEYNSLLVELKSNGAKLKYAGINPDRISSNNITKSIGVYAPISGYISKANVNAGSYVNASDILYEIINPSDIHLALKVFEKDIHNLSIGQTVFAYTNANPTKKYTAKIILIGNDFTEDRSITIHGHFTEATPKLLPGMYMNAEIELSSQPSNVLPADAIVSFENKNYVFVAKANKQFEMKEVVIGNTENDYTQISTADLQNSKIVIKGAYALLMTLKNLE
- a CDS encoding MFS transporter → MNPKIYKTFIEPFKALQNKTFAKLYFAQTISLLGDAFSWVGLALLAYQIDKENSPVILATALTLRVTAFIIFSPFAGVLADKVERKKILYVTHFIRMAIISCLPFISSEWQIYALVFLLNVFNAFFTPTYRAIIPQIVEKKYYREAIGLSTATFQLLGVLGPGLAGILAVWLGVRQIFFLDAITFIVAGILILSISSSELQKGVTEKAKNSLNTWKDISNGIRLLFGNKILRFALAIEFVSAIAGAMILVNTIGHIKNSLQLDDKYYGWAMAVFGIGAAVAAFLSGSLDKSKTRSTSLISGVFLLAISISLANFVGYPVLLILWLFAGLGQSLAEIPSETLIAETIDSEHQGKVYGSHFAFSHLWWAIAYPIAGFFGSNYPTSEFFYAGIFAFILGIITILIFKPKFNFKNK